A single genomic interval of Malania oleifera isolate guangnan ecotype guangnan chromosome 11, ASM2987363v1, whole genome shotgun sequence harbors:
- the LOC131167906 gene encoding pyruvate decarboxylase 1-like, which produces MDTKLLEQDADACNPITASDVDSSPPKGSASAIQSSVAFSEATLGRHLARRLVQIGVNDVFSVPGDFNLTLLDHLLAEPGLNLVGCCNELNAGYAADGYARSRGVGACAVTFTVGGLSVLNAIAGAYSENLPIICIVGGPNSNDYGTNRILHHTIGLPDFSQELRCFQTVTCCQAVVNNLEDAHEMVDTAISTALKESKPVYISISCNLPGIPHPTFTREPVPFASSPRLSNQMGLAAAVEATAEFLKKVVKPVLVGGPKLRVAKATDAFVELADACGYALAMMPSAKGFVPENHPHFIGTYWGAISTAFCAEIVESADAYLFAGPIFNDYSSVGYSLLVKKEKAIIVQPDRVVIGNGPAFGCVLMKDFLKALAKRLKRNPTAFENYHRIFVPDGQPLHGNPKEPLRVNILFKHIQNLLSSHTAVISETGDSWFNCQKLKLPEGCGYEFQMQYGSIGWSVGATLGYAQAAQDKRVIACIGDGSFQVTAQDVSTMLRHGQKSIIFLINNGGYTIEVEIHDGPYNAIKNWNYTALVDAIHNGEGKCWTAKVRCEEDLIKAIETATGPKKDSLCFIEVIVHKDDTSKELLEWGSRVSAANSRPPNPQ; this is translated from the exons ATGGACACGAAGCTCTTAGAGCAGGACGCGGACGCGTGCAACCCCATCACCGCGAGCGACGTGGACAGCAGCCCACCGAAAGGGTCTGCCTCTGCAATCCAAAGCTCCGTAGCGTTTTCTGAGGCCACCCTCGGCCGCCACCTCGCTCGACGCCTCGTCCAAATCGGCGTCAACGATGTCTTCTCCGTCCCCGGCGATTTCAACCTCACCCTCCTCGACCACCTCCTAGCCGAACCCGGCCTCAACCTCGTCGGCTGCTGCAATGAGCTTAACGCCGGGTACGCCGCCGACGGCTACGCCCGCTCCCGCGGCGTCGGCGCCTGCGCTGTCACTTTCACCGTTGGCGGCCTCAGCGTTCTCAACGCCATCGCCGGAGCCTACAGCGAGAACCTCCCAATCATTTGCATCGTTGGGGGTCCGAACTCCAACGATTACGGGACTAACAGGATTCTCCATCACACCATTGGGTTGCCTGATTTTAGCCAGGAGCTTCGGTGCTTCCAAACAGTTACTTGCTGTCAG GCCGTTGTGAATAATTTGGAGGATGCGCATGAGATGGTCGATACAGCGATTTCCACGGCTCTTAAAGAGAGTAAGCCTGTTTATATCAGCATCAGCTGTAATCTACCGGGAATTCCTCACCCCACTTTCACTCGCGAGCCCGTTCCCTTTGCAAGTTCCCCAAG ATTGAGTAATCAAATGGGTCTAGCGGCGGCAGTGGAGGCAACAGCAGAGTTCTTGAAAAAGGTAGTGAAACCAGTTCTGGTGGGCGGGCCTAAATTGCGGGTGGCGAAGGCGACTGATGCCTTCGTTGAACTGGCCGATGCTTGTGGCTACGCCCTCGCTATGATGCCGTCGGCGAAAGGGTTTGTGCCGGAAAATCACCCCCACTTCATCGGGACTTACTGGGGTGCCATTAGCACCGCCTTCTGCGCTGAGATCGTGGAATCCGCCGACGCTTACCTCTTCGCCGGACCCATTTTCAACGACTACAGCTCTGTTGGGTACTCTCTCCTCGTCAAGAAGGAGAAGGCGATCATTGTCCAGCCCGACCGGGTCGTGATTGGAAATGGGCCAGCTTTCGGGTGCGTTCTGATGAAGGATTTCCTGAAAGCTCTGGCGAAGCGGCTGAAGCGCAACCCCACTGCTTTTGAGAACTACCACCGGATTTTTGTTCCTGACGGACAGCCTCTCCACGGCAACCCAAAGGAGCCATTGAGGGTTAATATTCTGTTCAAGCACATTCAAAATCTCCTCTCAAGCCACACGGCTGTGATTTCCGAAACAGGGGATTCTTGGTTCAATTGCCAGAAGCTGAAATTGCCAGAGGGATGCGG TTATGAATTCCAGATGCAGTATGGATCCATTGGTTGGTCGGTTGGTGCTACTCTTGGGTATGCCCAGGCTGCACAAGATAAGCGAGTGATCGCTTGCATCGGTGATGGGAGCTTCCAG GTTACTGCCCAAGATGTTTCCACAATGCTGCGACACGGGCAGAAGAGCATCATATTTCTGATAAACAACGGGGGATACACCATAGAAGTTGAAATCCATGATGGACCTTATAATGCGATCAAGAACTGGAACTACACTGCGCTGGTTGATGCAATCCACAATGGTGAAGGCAAATGCTGGACTGCCAAG GTTCGTTGTGAGGAGGATCTAATTAAGGCAATCGAGACAGCTACTGGTCCGAAGAAGGACAGCCTCTGCTTCATTGAGGTGATTGTGCACAAGGATGACACCAGCAAAGAGCTGCTGGAATGGGGCTCCAGAGTCTCTGCTGCCAACAGCCGCCCGCCCAACCCTCAGTAA